Proteins encoded together in one Papaver somniferum cultivar HN1 unplaced genomic scaffold, ASM357369v1 unplaced-scaffold_21, whole genome shotgun sequence window:
- the LOC113339496 gene encoding uncharacterized protein LOC113339496 encodes MARDKKTLHPAFTINNIKTLIPILLDIKQDEYSSWVFLFELHLQAHRLLFLINGSAPPPDVDPPTVLQLDALCRQWMFSTMTKDLMLTVLKSGKTAQEIWNHLKKLFQDYKGNRAATLERQFVNLKFVDCTSIDDYCDKLKSISIDYVILIFPWMINDL; translated from the coding sequence ATGGCAAGAGATAAAAAGACACTACACCCGGCGTTTACTATCAACAACATTAAAACCCTCATCCCTATTCTCCTAGATATCAAACAGGATGAATACTCTTCTTGGGTTTTTCTGTTCGAGCTCCATCTTCAGGCTCATCGCCTTCTTTTTCTCATCAATGGATCCGCACCACCACCGGATGTCGACCCTCCCACCGTGCTTCAACTTGACGCTCTCTGTCGtcaatggatgttctccaccatgaCCAAGGATTTAATGCTCACCGTCCTAAAATCTGGCAAAACTGCTCAAGAGATTTGGAATCATCTCAAGAAACTTTTTCAAGACTACAAAGGTAACCGCGCTGCGACTCTTGAACGTCAGTTTGTTAACCTTAAGTTTGTTGATTGCACTAGTATTGATGATTACTGTGATAAACTTAAATCCATATCGATCGATTACGTGATCTTGATTTTCCCATGGATGATAAACGACTTGTGA